AATTAAATACTGTGCTTAAAGCTGTAAAAAATTCTCCGAAACCTTTTGGAGGAATTCAATTAATTTTATCTGGTGATTTTTTTCAATTACCGCCTGTTACTAAAGATAATGAAACCCCAATATTTTGCTTTGAAACACGCGCTTGGCAAGAAGGACAAATCACCACTTTTTGTTTACAGAAAATTTTTAGACATAGCGAACAATTATTTATTGATTTTTTATCAAATCTAAGAAAAGGAAGGCTAAATGATAATGATGTTGCTTTAATTAAATCTCGAACTATTACTAGGCCAAATAATATTACACCTACTTTTCTCGCTACTCATAATTATCAAATTGAACAAATCAATAATACGCATTTAAAGTCATTATCCTCTAAGTCATTTATTTATGAAATGTCTTCACAAGGAGATGAGAAAAAATCAGAATTTCTTGCAAATAATTGTATAGCACCTAAAGTTTTAGAGCTTAAAATTGGGGCATTAGTAATGATGCTTAAAAACAATTACTATAAAGATGGAATTATTAATGGATCTATTGGCAAAATAATTGATTTTGTTGCTGAAGATTCATATCATTTGCCTGTAGTAAAATTTAATAACGGCGTTGTAAAAGTTATAGGTTTTGATAGTTGGAATTATGAAGAATTCGATTTAACAACTTTAAAACCTTTAGTTAAAGCTAGCATTATTCAGCTTCCGCTTAACCTCGCATGGGCGGTTACAATTCATAAATCGCAAGGAATGACTTTAGATCATATTGAATGTGATCTTTCTAAAACCTTTGCCAGTGGCCAAACATATGTAGCTATTTCTAGGGTGAAAAATTTAGAAGGATTATTTTTGAAAAACTTTTCTACAAGATACATTCAGCCAAATAAAAAAGCTCTGTTATTTGAAGAAAATAACTTTACTTGGCAAGAAGAATTTGTATAAAATAAATTTAAACTTTTATTTTTTTGTAAATATCTGAAATTAATAAAAAATATTGTGAAAATAGTTGCAACTAGCAAAGAAATCAATAAAGTTATTTTTAAATAAAATTATTTTTTAGAGGTAAATAAGGATGTCACTTAATTTAAATGTTCCTGAAAGCATTATATTGAAACCGAAAATCACTGTAATAGGTGTAGGTGGTGCTGGGGGTAATGCAGTAAACAATATGATTAAATCACATCTTGAAGGTGCAGATTTTGTTATTGCAAATACTGATGCTCAGGCTCTAGAAAATTCTGAAGCCTCTACAAAAATACAATTAGGTGAACAAACAACTCGTGGATTAGGTGCCGGCGCCTCTCCCGATATAGGAAGAGCTTCTGCAGAAGAAAGTGCAGAATTTATTGAGCAAATTTTAGAAGGCTCAAATATGGTATTTATTACCGCAGGAATGGGTGGTGGTACTGGAACAGGTGCTGCTCCTGTAGTGGCTAAAATTGCCAGAAGTAAAGGTATTCTCACAGTAGGGGTAGTAACTAAACCTTTCCATTTTGAGGGCGCCCATAGAATGCGTTTAGCTGAAGCTGGGTTAAAAGAATTACAAAAATATGTGGATACTTTAATTGTAATACCTAATCAAAATTTATTTCGTATTGCTAATGAAAGAACAACTTTTGCTGATGCGTTTAAAATGGCAGATGATGTTTTACATGCAGGCGTGAGAGGCGTAACAGATCTAATCACTATGCCAGGTCTTATTAATCTAGACTTTGCAGATATCGTTACTATTATGAGTAAAATGGGTAAAGCTATGATGGGCACAGGAGAAGCTTCTGGCGATAATAGAGCTATCCAAGCGGCTGAAGCAGCTATTTCAAATCCATTACTTGATCATACATCTATGAAAGGAGCTCGAGGGGTTTTAATCAATATTACCGGTGGCCCTGATATGACTTTATTTGAAGTGGATGAAGCTGCTAACAGAATTAGAGACGAAGTAGATTCAGATGCTAATATTATTTTCGGTTCTACATTTAATCCTGCACTTGAAGGAAAAATAAGGATTACTGTAGTTGCAACCGGTATTGAAGCACATACTGGCTTTGAGGATCATCAATTACAGCAAGCTCCTGTAACTCAATTTACTATTACCGCTACAACCCAAGATTTTGAAAAAGATCATGTAAGTGAACACGTAATTAACAATATAAATAATATCGCTAAATCAACTTTTGAAACTCAAATTGAAAAGGAAGTAGATGAAATTATACTTCGCTCTAATGAAGAAATTGAGGAAACAGTTGAACATTTAGAAGAAGAACTGATTTCAGCTGGAAATGGTTTTGTATCACAACAAAATTCAAGAACAGAAGTACATCCATTTACTACTTCTCAGCAACAAAATTATTCTGGTGATAATTATCAAGCACAAAAACGAAATATTCAAACTAGTGAGCCCTCTACTAGAGTGGCACAAAATGATAAAGTATCTACCAATAAAGGAATATTTAGTCGTGTAGCAAGTTCTATTTTTGGACAACAACATTCTACAGATAGTCGTAGATCTTCTTCTACGAACAATCATCCTGCTCCAACACAAGAAGATGTTACCATTAATGAAAACGATTTAGAAATTCCTGCATTTTTAAGAAGAAAACCAAAAAGTTAGTAAATGAAATATTCTAACGTCATCAGTAAATATATAACTCGCCAATTCTTGGCGAGTTTATTATTAGTTATAGCAATAGTTAGCTGCGTTGTAATTCTCGTAGATAGTTTAGAAATGATGCGTAGATCACATAATAAGGCTATTAATCTATTCTATATCTTCTCTATAATCTTACTGCGTACTCCGATGATGTTACAAGAAGTTATGCCTTTTATTATGATTATAGCAGGCATGCTATGTTATTCACGGCTTTCCCGTAATTCAGAACTCATAGTTATGCGCTCAGTAGGAGTTTCAGCTTGGCAATTTTTAATGCCAAGTGTTGTAACTGCATTTATATTAGGAGTAATATTTATTACTGTTTTAACTCCTATAACCTCCAGAATGTTTAGTAAATCTGATATTTTAGAAGACAAATTACTTGTAAAAGGAAAAATAGCAAGTGCAACTGCCTTATCATCAGGAATATGGCTCAAAGATTTTGTTGAAGATTTAGGAAACATTATTATTCATGCTGATAATATAAATTATGACGCAAGTATAATGCGACATGTTTCTTTTTATATTTATAATGATAGCTTTGTGTTTACTAAACGCATTGATGCAGAAACTGCTCGCATTGAGGAAAATAGTTGGCAACTTGAAAAAGTTACTATATCAAATCATCAAAACAAAATAAAAAATTTTGAATTTTATAAAATAAAAACTACTTTAAATTTAGAAAAGCTACAAGATAGTTTTTCCAAGCCTAATAATTTGTCATTTTGGTCTCTTCCTTCTTTTATAAAAAATATGAAAGAAGCAGGATTTTCAGCTTTACGACATATACAATATTATTACTCTTTATATGCTTTTCCATTTATAATTGCAGCGATGACTTTACTTTCAGGATGTTTTTCCTTAAAAATATCTTCTAGGATTCAAAATAGTTTTGAGTTAT
This sequence is a window from Sphingobacteriia bacterium. Protein-coding genes within it:
- a CDS encoding AAA family ATPase, with amino-acid sequence MLNSLNGLSFDQLQVLEAIRNGRNVFITGHAGTGKSYLLKCIRDLYYGKGLHITASTGIAAVQIGGHTLHSWAGLGNGQANVEYLIDYILSGKGTYVRRKIKNCKMLAIDEISMLPGDIFNKLNTVLKAVKNSPKPFGGIQLILSGDFFQLPPVTKDNETPIFCFETRAWQEGQITTFCLQKIFRHSEQLFIDFLSNLRKGRLNDNDVALIKSRTITRPNNITPTFLATHNYQIEQINNTHLKSLSSKSFIYEMSSQGDEKKSEFLANNCIAPKVLELKIGALVMMLKNNYYKDGIINGSIGKIIDFVAEDSYHLPVVKFNNGVVKVIGFDSWNYEEFDLTTLKPLVKASIIQLPLNLAWAVTIHKSQGMTLDHIECDLSKTFASGQTYVAISRVKNLEGLFLKNFSTRYIQPNKKALLFEENNFTWQEEFV
- the ftsZ gene encoding cell division protein FtsZ; translated protein: MSLNLNVPESIILKPKITVIGVGGAGGNAVNNMIKSHLEGADFVIANTDAQALENSEASTKIQLGEQTTRGLGAGASPDIGRASAEESAEFIEQILEGSNMVFITAGMGGGTGTGAAPVVAKIARSKGILTVGVVTKPFHFEGAHRMRLAEAGLKELQKYVDTLIVIPNQNLFRIANERTTFADAFKMADDVLHAGVRGVTDLITMPGLINLDFADIVTIMSKMGKAMMGTGEASGDNRAIQAAEAAISNPLLDHTSMKGARGVLINITGGPDMTLFEVDEAANRIRDEVDSDANIIFGSTFNPALEGKIRITVVATGIEAHTGFEDHQLQQAPVTQFTITATTQDFEKDHVSEHVINNINNIAKSTFETQIEKEVDEIILRSNEEIEETVEHLEEELISAGNGFVSQQNSRTEVHPFTTSQQQNYSGDNYQAQKRNIQTSEPSTRVAQNDKVSTNKGIFSRVASSIFGQQHSTDSRRSSSTNNHPAPTQEDVTINENDLEIPAFLRRKPKS
- the lptG gene encoding LPS export ABC transporter permease LptG gives rise to the protein MKYSNVISKYITRQFLASLLLVIAIVSCVVILVDSLEMMRRSHNKAINLFYIFSIILLRTPMMLQEVMPFIMIIAGMLCYSRLSRNSELIVMRSVGVSAWQFLMPSVVTAFILGVIFITVLTPITSRMFSKSDILEDKLLVKGKIASATALSSGIWLKDFVEDLGNIIIHADNINYDASIMRHVSFYIYNDSFVFTKRIDAETARIEENSWQLEKVTISNHQNKIKNFEFYKIKTTLNLEKLQDSFSKPNNLSFWSLPSFIKNMKEAGFSALRHIQYYYSLYAFPFIIAAMTLLSGCFSLKISSRIQNSFELLIGIVLSFIIYFFSQMIHAVGLSGTIPLLFSVIAPILISITIGSFIILHREDG